The proteins below are encoded in one region of Lactuca sativa cultivar Salinas chromosome 3, Lsat_Salinas_v11, whole genome shotgun sequence:
- the LOC111884614 gene encoding G-type lectin S-receptor-like serine/threonine-protein kinase At2g19130 — protein sequence MFFTKNNSLLARFLPLLCFCFSLTINLSSEANIISSSQSLSGDHTIISQGGKFELGFFKAGNSSKYYIGIWYYKKLHFNLHTIVWVANRETPISDRFRSELKIIDGNLVLLNESKFQIWSTNVTTTTTTLNSATAVILDNGNLVLRDTGSNSIEPFWQSFDHPTHTWLPGAKLAYDNKENKSRLLTSWKSYEDPAVGLFSLELHSPTKEYVSKWNGSQQYWTSGSWNGKIFDLVPEMSYAYIYNFSYHMNENESSFTYSLYNPAIISRLVLDVSGQLQQQVWSESTAEWAMFWSKPKEVCDIYGLCGAFGTCRQTEFPLCNCLTAFEPRSESDWNQSDFSGGCVRKTDLQCGRIAEKPDFLMITVKKLPPHNSVAFGSAGECGTTCLNNCSCNAYAFVDNQCLVWHGDLLNLLEDNGRGKTMYVKVASKDLPHHKKSNLVTMGAVVVCMAGVVLVWGVSLILMYRRKRIWVGKTTMEGSLVAFAYKDLQIATKNFSNKLGGGGFGSVFKGVLHDSSTVAVKKLEGISQGEKQFRSEVSTIGNIQHVNLVRLRGFCAEGKKKLLVYDYMENGSLNTHIHYGKQALNWKTRYQIALGIARGLVYLHEKCRDCIIHCDIKPENILLDAEFCPKIADFGLAKLVGRDFSRVLTTIRGTRGYLAPEWLSGVAVTAKADVYSYGMMLFELVYGKRNVVPCEDSKSTFFPSLVADVLVGGGDILRLLDNRLNREASVEEVTKVCKIACWCIQYEEESRPSMSMVEQILEGVLDVNMPPIPQCFTSFVDKENRVVFFMDSSSNGSSQVHNNSS from the coding sequence ATGTTCTTCACAAAAAATAATAGCTTATTAGCGAGGTTTCTTCCCCTCCTGTGTTTTTGTTTCTCTCTGACCATTAATCTTTCATCTGAAGCCAACATCATATCTTCAAGCCAGTCTCTGTCTGGAGACCACACAATCATATCCCAAGGTGGAAAGTTTGAGCTTGGTTTCTTCAAAGCAGGTAACTCTTCCAAGTATTACATAGGCATATGGTATTATAAGAAGCTCCATTTCAATCTTCACACCATAGTTTGGGTGGCAAACAGAGAAACACCCATCTCTGATAGATTCCGTTCAGAATTAAAAATCATTGATGGTAATTTGGTGCTCTTGAATGAGTCCAAGTTCCAGATTTGGTCCACAAAtgtcacaaccaccaccaccactttgAACTCTGCAACAGCTGTTATTCTTGATAATGGTAACTTAGTTTTGAGAGACACCGGTTCAAATTCAATTGAACCTTTTTGGCAAAGTTTTGATCACCCAACTCATACTTGGTTGCCTGGTGCTAAACTTGCTTATGATAATAAAGAGAATAAGAGTCGGCTGCTTACGTCATGGAAAAGTTATGAAGATCCTGCTGTAGGGCTGTTTTCTCTTGAGCTTCACTCGCCTACTAAAGAGTACGTAAGCAAATGGAATGGGTCCCAGCAATATTGGACAAGTGGGTCTTGGAATGGGAAAATATTTGACTTGGTGCCTGAAATGAGTTATGCTTACATTTATAATTTCAGCTACCATATGAATGAGAATGAGAGTTCTTTCACTTATTCTCTGTATAATCCTGCCATTATATCTAGATTAGTATTGGATGTTTCTGGTCAACTTCAGCAACAAGTATGGTCGGAATCTACTGCAGAGTGGGCTATGTTTTGGTCTAAACCGAAAGAAGTGTGTGACATCTATGGTTTATGTGGGGCTTTTGGTACTTGCAGACAGACTGAATTTCCATTATGTAATTGCCTGACTGCTTTTGAGCCAAGATCAGAGAGTGATTGGAATCAGAGTGACTTCTCCGGTGGGTGTGTGAGAAAAACTGATTTGCAGTGTGGAAGAATTGCTGAAAAGCCTGATTTTCTCATGATTACAGTGAAGAAACTGCCTCCACATAACTCTGTGGCATTTGGGAGTGCTGGAGAATGTGGTACAACCTGTTTGAACAATTGCTCCTGTAATGCTTATGCTTTTGTCGATAATCAGTGTTTGGTTTGGCATGGAGATCTCTTGAACCTCTTGGAAGACAATGGTAGAGGGAAAACAATGTATGTCAAAGTTGCTTCTAAAGATCTTCCACACCATAAGAAGAGTAATCTGGTCACCATGGGAGCTGTTGTTGTGTGCATGGCAGGTGTGGTTTTGGTCTGGGGTGTAAGTTTGATTTTAATGTATAGAAGAAAGAGGATATGGGTTGGAAAGACGACAATGGAGGGATCATTGGTGGCTTTTGCATACAAAGATTTACAAATAGCCACCAAAAATTTCTCTAACAAATTGGGAGGAGGTGGTTTTGGCTCGGTTTTCAAGGGTGTATTGCATGATTCGTCCACTGTGGCAGTGAAAAAGCTTGAAGGCATCAGCCAAGGAGAGAAGCAGTTCAGAAGTGAAGTCAGCACAATCGGTAACATCCAACATGTTAATCTTGTACGCCTTCGTGGGTTCTGTGCTGAAGGTAAAAAAAAGTTGTTGGTGTATGATTACATGGAAAATGGTTCTCTAAATACCCATATACACTATGGAAAACAAGCTCTAAATTGGAAAACGAGGTATCAGATTGCACTTGGAATTGCAAGAGGATTGGTTTATCTTCATGAGAAGTGCAGAGACTGTATCATTCACTGTGACATAAAGCCAGAAAACATTCTTTTAGATGCCGAATTCTGTCCAAAAATTGCTGATTTTGGTTTAGCAAAGCTTGTTGGTCGAGACTTTAGTAGGGTTTTGACGACTATCAGAGGGACACGAGGATATCTAGCTCCAGAATGGTTATCAGGGGTGGCTGTCACAGCCAAAGCGGATGTTTATAGCTATGGAATGATGCTTTTTGAATTGGTTTATGGTAAGAGAAATGTAGTGCCTTGTGAAGACTCAAAAAGTACATTCTTCCCTAGTTTGGTTGCGGATGTTCTTGTTGGGGGAGGTGATATCCTTAGGTTGCTAGACAATAGGTTAAATAGGGAAGCTAGTGTTGAAGAAGTCACAAAAGTTTGCAAAATCGCATGTTGGTGTATCCAATACGAGGAAGAGAGTAGACCATCAATGAGTATGGTGGAACAGATTCTTGAAGGGGTTTTGGATGTGAACATGCCTCCGATTCCCCAATGTTTCACTTCATTCGTTGATAAGGAAAATCGTGTTGTTTTCTTCATGGATTCATCCTCCAATGGGAGTTCACAAGTACACAACAATTCCTCCTAG
- the LOC111884621 gene encoding uncharacterized protein LOC111884621, whose protein sequence is MKLHADQLANVGAPVSNKRLVLQIIVGLSEQYDGIAMLIQQSDPLPDFYDVRSKLIMEETRKSNQASHTSLISTTNLGTTPSPQPRYDSDRGRGNFHNRGHGRGKGRGNNGRGRGSQNQYQHQGLFSQTRGLSSPWNSCQQQQYLQGNSWSVPSSQPPYGKCPQ, encoded by the coding sequence ATGAAATTGCATGCAGATCAACTTGCTAATGTGGGAGCTCCAGTATCTAACAAACGCCTTGTATTACAAATCATTGTAGGTCTCTCCGAGCAATATGATGGGATTGCTATGCTGATTCAACAATCTGATCCTCTTCCAGATTTCTATGATGTCCGATCCAAGCTTATTATGGAGGAAACCCGAAAGTCCAACCAAGCATCACACACGTCTTTGATATCCACTACTAACCTGGGAACCACACCTTCTCCTCAACCTCGGTATGATAGTGACAGGGGTCGTGGAAACTTCCACAACCGGGGacatggacgtggtaaaggacgAGGCAACAATGGGCGAGGTCGTGGCTCGCAAAATCAATACCAACATCAGGGGTTGTTTTCTCAAACTCGTGGACTTTCTTCTCCTTGGAATAGCTGCCAACAACAACAATATCTCCAAGGCAATTCTTGGTCGGTCCCATCCTCACAGCCACCATATGGAAAATGCCCTCAATAG